A genomic segment from Klebsiella africana encodes:
- the serA gene encoding phosphoglycerate dehydrogenase yields MAKVSLEKDKIKFLLVEGVHQKAIDSLRAAGYTNIEFHKGALDSEQLKASIRDAHFIGLRSRTHLTEEIFAAAEKLVAVGCFCIGTNQVDLNAAAKRGIPVFNAPFSNTRSVAELVIGELLLMLRGVPEANAKAHRGVWNKQAVGSFEARGKKLGIIGYGHIGTQLGILAESLGMHVFFYDIENKLPLGNATQVQHLSDLLNMSDVVSLHVPENASTKNMMGAEELALMKPGALLINASRGTVVDIPALCDALASKHLAGAAIDVFPTEPATNSDPFTSPLCEFDNVILTPHIGGSTQEAQENIGLEVAGKLAKYSDNGSTLSAVNFPEVSLPLHGGRRLLHIHENRPGVLTAINQIFAAQSINIAAQYLQTSPQMGYVVIDIEAEEDVAQQALQAMKAIPGTIRARLLF; encoded by the coding sequence ATGGCTAAGGTATCACTGGAAAAAGACAAGATTAAATTTCTGCTGGTTGAAGGTGTGCATCAAAAGGCAATCGATAGCCTTCGCGCAGCGGGTTACACCAACATTGAATTTCATAAAGGCGCGCTGGATTCCGAACAGCTGAAAGCGTCGATCCGTGATGCCCATTTCATCGGCCTGCGTTCCCGTACCCATCTGACTGAAGAGATTTTCGCCGCAGCGGAAAAACTGGTTGCCGTCGGTTGCTTCTGCATCGGGACCAACCAGGTCGATCTGAACGCCGCTGCGAAGCGCGGTATTCCGGTGTTTAACGCGCCGTTCTCTAACACCCGCTCGGTGGCCGAGTTGGTGATCGGCGAACTGCTGCTGATGCTGCGCGGCGTGCCGGAAGCCAACGCCAAAGCGCACCGCGGGGTGTGGAACAAGCAGGCGGTCGGCAGCTTCGAAGCGCGTGGTAAAAAGCTGGGCATCATCGGTTACGGCCACATCGGTACCCAGCTTGGCATTCTGGCGGAATCGCTGGGAATGCACGTCTTCTTCTATGATATTGAAAACAAACTGCCGCTCGGCAACGCCACTCAGGTACAGCATCTCTCCGACCTGCTGAACATGAGCGATGTGGTCAGCCTGCACGTGCCGGAAAACGCCTCTACCAAAAATATGATGGGCGCGGAAGAACTGGCGCTGATGAAGCCGGGCGCGCTGCTGATCAACGCCTCCCGCGGTACCGTGGTGGACATTCCGGCGCTATGCGATGCGCTGGCCAGTAAGCATCTGGCCGGGGCGGCTATCGACGTCTTCCCGACTGAACCTGCGACCAACAGCGACCCCTTCACTTCGCCGCTGTGCGAGTTTGATAACGTGATCCTCACACCGCATATCGGTGGCTCCACTCAGGAAGCGCAGGAGAACATCGGTCTGGAAGTGGCTGGCAAGCTGGCGAAATACTCTGACAACGGGTCAACCCTGTCGGCAGTTAACTTCCCGGAAGTTTCTCTACCGCTGCACGGCGGCCGCCGTCTGCTGCATATCCATGAGAACCGGCCGGGCGTCCTGACCGCAATCAACCAAATCTTCGCCGCGCAGAGCATCAACATTGCCGCCCAGTATCTGCAAACGTCGCCGCAGATGGGCTACGTGGTGATTGATATTGAAGCGGAAGAAGATGTTGCCCAGCAGGCGCTGCAGGCAATGAAAGCGATCCCGGGGACTATCCGCGCCCGTCTGTTGTTCTAA
- the argP gene encoding DNA-binding transcriptional regulator ArgP, translated as MKRPDYRTLQALDAVIRERGFERAAQKLCITQSAVSQRIKQLENMFGQPLLVRTVPPRPTEQGQKLLALLRQVELLEEEWLGDEQTGSTPLLLSLAVNADSLATWLLPALANVLSDSPIRLNLQVEDETRTQERLRRGEVVGAVSIQPQALPSCLVDQLGALDYLFVASKEFAQRYFPNGVTRSALLKAPVVAFDHLDDMHQAFLQQNFDLPPGSVPCHIVNSSEAFVQLARQGTTCCMIPHLQIEKELNSGELIDLTPGLFQRRMLYWHRFAPESRMMRRVTDALIDYGHKVLRQD; from the coding sequence ATGAAACGACCGGACTACAGGACATTACAAGCACTGGACGCGGTGATTAGGGAACGAGGATTTGAGCGCGCCGCGCAGAAGCTATGTATTACCCAGTCCGCCGTCTCCCAGCGCATTAAGCAGTTGGAAAACATGTTCGGCCAGCCGCTGCTGGTGCGTACCGTGCCGCCGCGCCCCACCGAGCAAGGACAGAAACTGCTGGCTCTGTTGCGCCAGGTTGAACTGTTGGAAGAGGAGTGGCTGGGCGATGAACAAACCGGTTCCACGCCGCTGCTGCTGTCGCTGGCGGTGAACGCCGACAGTCTGGCCACCTGGCTGCTGCCGGCGCTGGCCAACGTTCTGTCAGACTCCCCTATTCGTCTCAACCTGCAGGTGGAAGATGAAACCCGCACCCAGGAGCGCCTGCGCCGTGGGGAAGTGGTGGGCGCAGTGAGTATCCAGCCGCAGGCGCTGCCTAGCTGCCTGGTGGATCAGCTGGGGGCGCTCGATTACCTGTTTGTCGCCTCAAAAGAGTTTGCGCAACGCTATTTCCCGAACGGCGTGACGCGTTCGGCGCTGCTGAAAGCACCAGTCGTCGCCTTCGACCATCTGGACGATATGCATCAGGCGTTCCTGCAGCAAAATTTCGACCTGCCGCCGGGCAGCGTGCCCTGCCATATCGTCAATTCATCGGAAGCTTTCGTGCAGCTGGCGCGCCAGGGCACCACCTGCTGTATGATCCCGCATCTGCAGATCGAAAAAGAGCTCAACAGCGGCGAACTTATCGATCTTACCCCGGGCCTGTTCCAGCGCCGCATGCTTTACTGGCACCGCTTCGCCCCGGAAAGCCGCATGATGCGCAGGGTAACCGATGCGCTCATCGACTACGGCCACAAGGTGCTGCGTCAGGATTAA
- the pgk gene encoding phosphoglycerate kinase, producing MSVIKMTDLDLAGKRVFIRADLNVPVKDGKVTSDARIRASLPTIELALKQGAKVMVTSHLGRPTEGEYNEEFSLLPVVNYLKDKLSNPVRLVKDYLDGVEVAAGELVVLENVRFNKGEKKDDEALSKKYAALCDVFVMDAFGTAHRAQASTHGIGKFADVACAGPLLAAELDALGKALKEPARPMVAIVGGSKVSTKLTVLDSLSKIADQLIVGGGIANTFVAAQGHNVGKSLYEADLVDEAKRLLSTCDIPVPTDVRVATEFSETATATLKSVNDIKDDEQILDLGDVSAQKLAEILKNAKTILWNGPVGVFEFPNFRKGTEIVANAIADSEGFSIAGGGDTLAAIDLFGIADKISYISTGGGAFLEFVEGKVLPAVAMLEERAKQ from the coding sequence ATGTCTGTAATTAAGATGACCGATCTGGATCTGGCTGGTAAACGCGTTTTTATCCGTGCGGATCTGAACGTACCAGTTAAAGACGGGAAAGTAACCAGCGACGCACGTATCCGTGCATCTCTGCCGACCATTGAACTGGCGCTGAAGCAGGGCGCGAAAGTCATGGTTACTTCTCACCTGGGTCGTCCGACCGAAGGCGAGTACAACGAAGAATTCTCTCTGCTGCCGGTTGTTAATTACCTGAAAGACAAACTGTCCAACCCGGTACGTCTGGTTAAAGACTACCTGGACGGCGTGGAAGTGGCTGCCGGTGAGCTGGTGGTTCTGGAAAACGTTCGCTTCAACAAAGGCGAGAAAAAAGACGACGAAGCGCTGTCTAAAAAATACGCTGCCCTGTGCGACGTGTTCGTGATGGACGCTTTCGGTACTGCACACCGCGCGCAGGCTTCCACCCACGGCATCGGCAAATTTGCTGACGTGGCGTGCGCAGGCCCGCTGCTGGCCGCTGAACTGGACGCGCTGGGTAAAGCGCTGAAAGAGCCGGCTCGTCCGATGGTCGCTATCGTTGGTGGTTCTAAAGTGTCCACCAAACTGACCGTGCTGGATTCCCTGTCTAAAATCGCTGACCAGCTGATCGTGGGCGGCGGTATCGCTAACACCTTCGTTGCCGCTCAGGGCCACAACGTCGGTAAATCCCTGTACGAAGCAGACCTGGTTGACGAAGCCAAACGCCTGCTGAGCACCTGCGATATCCCGGTTCCGACCGACGTTCGCGTCGCGACCGAGTTCTCCGAAACCGCAACGGCGACCCTGAAATCTGTTAACGACATCAAAGATGACGAGCAGATTCTGGACCTCGGCGACGTTTCCGCACAGAAACTGGCTGAAATCCTGAAAAACGCCAAAACCATCCTGTGGAACGGCCCGGTTGGCGTATTCGAATTCCCGAACTTCCGTAAAGGGACTGAAATCGTCGCTAACGCTATTGCGGATAGCGAAGGTTTCTCCATCGCCGGCGGCGGTGACACCCTGGCAGCGATCGACCTGTTCGGCATCGCTGACAAAATTTCCTACATCTCCACTGGCGGCGGCGCGTTCCTTGAATTCGTCGAAGGCAAAGTCCTGCCGGCAGTAGCGATGCTCGAAGAGCGCGCTAAGCAGTAA
- a CDS encoding oxidative stress defense protein, which yields MKLKVLALAAALGLTSMAAQASELPDGPHIVTSGTASVAAVPDIATLAIEVNVAAKDAASAKKQADDRVAQYLSFLEKSGIAKKDISSANLRTQPDYDYQNGKSILKGYRAVRTVEVTLRQLDKLNGLLDGALKAGLNEIRSVSLGVAQPDAYKDKARKAAIDDAVHQAQELAAGFHSKLGPVYSVRYHVSNYQPSPMVRMMKAADAAPVSAQETYEQATIQFDDQVDVVFELQPAQAAAPASPAKPAEAPKPAQ from the coding sequence GTGAAGTTAAAAGTCTTAGCCCTGGCGGCAGCACTCGGATTAACCTCGATGGCGGCACAGGCCAGCGAATTGCCGGATGGCCCGCACATTGTGACTTCAGGCACAGCAAGCGTTGCCGCGGTTCCGGACATCGCCACCCTGGCGATCGAAGTGAACGTGGCGGCAAAAGACGCCGCGTCGGCAAAAAAACAGGCTGACGATCGCGTTGCGCAATATCTCTCTTTCCTTGAAAAGAGCGGTATTGCCAAAAAGGATATCAGTTCGGCGAATCTACGTACCCAGCCTGATTACGACTATCAGAACGGGAAAAGTATTCTGAAAGGCTATCGTGCGGTGCGCACCGTAGAAGTGACCTTGCGCCAGCTGGATAAACTCAACGGTCTGCTGGACGGCGCCCTGAAAGCTGGTCTCAACGAAATTCGCTCTGTCTCGCTGGGTGTTGCGCAACCAGATGCTTATAAAGATAAAGCGCGTAAAGCGGCGATCGACGACGCCGTGCATCAGGCGCAGGAGCTGGCGGCAGGTTTCCACAGCAAGCTGGGGCCGGTGTACAGCGTGCGCTATCATGTCTCTAATTACCAGCCGAGCCCGATGGTTCGCATGATGAAGGCCGCTGACGCTGCGCCGGTTTCCGCCCAGGAAACCTACGAGCAGGCGACGATTCAGTTTGACGACCAGGTTGATGTGGTCTTTGAACTGCAGCCGGCTCAGGCAGCCGCTCCGGCCTCGCCGGCGAAACCGGCCGAAGCGCCGAAACCGGCGCAGTAA
- the zapA gene encoding cell division protein ZapA, with amino-acid sequence MSAQPVDLQIFGRSLRVNCPPEQRDALNQAAEDLNQRLQDLKERTRVTNTEQLVFIAALNISYELTQEKAKTRDYASSMEQRIRMLQQTIEQALLEQGRISERPGSKFE; translated from the coding sequence ATGTCTGCACAACCCGTAGATCTCCAAATTTTCGGCCGTTCACTGCGAGTGAATTGCCCGCCTGAACAAAGGGATGCCCTGAATCAGGCAGCTGAAGACCTTAATCAGCGGTTGCAAGATTTAAAAGAACGCACTAGAGTCACAAATACTGAGCAGCTGGTCTTCATCGCCGCGTTGAACATCAGCTATGAGTTGACTCAGGAAAAAGCGAAGACCCGCGACTACGCTTCCAGCATGGAGCAGCGCATTCGCATGCTTCAGCAGACTATTGAACAGGCATTGCTTGAGCAAGGTCGCATAAGCGAAAGACCAGGGTCGAAGTTTGAATAA
- the argO gene encoding arginine exporter ArgO → MFTYYFQGLALGAAMILPLGPQNAFVMSQGIRRQYHLMIALLCAISDLVLICAGIFGGSALLMQSPWLLAIVTWGGVAFLLWYGFGALKTAFSQSLELASAEVMQQGRWKIIITMLAVTWLNPHVYLDTFVVLGSLGGQLAVEPKRWFALGTISASFLWFFGLALLAAWLAPRLRTAKAQRIINIVVGAVMWFIAFQLAREGVSHLMALLN, encoded by the coding sequence ATGTTTACCTATTACTTTCAGGGCCTTGCCCTGGGAGCGGCAATGATTTTGCCGCTTGGCCCGCAAAATGCCTTTGTGATGAGTCAGGGGATCCGTCGTCAGTATCACCTGATGATTGCCCTGCTATGCGCCATCAGCGACTTGGTGTTGATCTGCGCCGGCATTTTTGGCGGTAGCGCGCTACTGATGCAATCCCCGTGGCTGCTGGCAATCGTGACCTGGGGTGGCGTGGCCTTTTTACTGTGGTACGGCTTCGGTGCACTGAAAACGGCGTTCAGTCAGAGTCTTGAACTCGCCAGCGCCGAGGTGATGCAGCAGGGGCGCTGGAAAATCATTATCACCATGCTGGCGGTGACCTGGCTGAACCCGCACGTTTACCTCGATACTTTTGTGGTGCTGGGCAGTCTGGGAGGCCAGCTGGCCGTCGAGCCGAAGCGCTGGTTTGCGTTGGGGACCATTAGCGCCTCTTTCCTGTGGTTCTTTGGTCTGGCGCTGTTAGCCGCCTGGCTGGCACCGCGGCTGCGTACCGCCAAAGCCCAGCGGATCATCAATATTGTGGTCGGCGCCGTCATGTGGTTTATTGCGTTTCAGCTGGCAAGAGAAGGCGTCAGCCATCTCATGGCGTTGCTCAACTAA
- a CDS encoding 5-formyltetrahydrofolate cyclo-ligase, translating to MTIQPDTLLSRQHIRQQIRDRRRALSPAQQRLFAQQAAERMMAWPPIVLAHNVALFLSFDGELDTQPLIDQLWRAGKRVYLPVLHPFSPGNLLFLHYHPQSQLIVNRLKIREPKLDVRDVLPLAELDVLVTPLVAFDVSGQRLGMGGGFYDRTLQNWQQYRLQPVGYAHDCQQVDSLPSEEWDIPLPAVITPGKTWCW from the coding sequence ATGACTATACAGCCCGATACCCTGCTCTCCCGTCAGCATATTCGCCAGCAGATCCGCGATCGTCGACGCGCACTCAGCCCGGCGCAACAGCGCCTGTTTGCCCAACAGGCCGCCGAGCGGATGATGGCCTGGCCGCCGATAGTTCTCGCCCACAACGTGGCGCTGTTTCTCTCCTTTGACGGCGAGCTGGACACCCAGCCGCTGATCGACCAGCTCTGGCGCGCCGGCAAGCGGGTGTATCTGCCGGTGCTACATCCGTTTAGCCCAGGCAATCTGCTGTTTTTACACTACCATCCGCAGAGCCAACTGATCGTGAATCGCCTGAAGATCCGCGAACCGAAGCTCGATGTGCGGGATGTGCTGCCGCTGGCTGAACTCGATGTGCTGGTGACCCCGCTGGTGGCCTTCGATGTCAGTGGCCAACGGCTGGGAATGGGCGGCGGTTTTTACGACCGGACGCTGCAAAACTGGCAGCAGTATCGCCTGCAGCCGGTGGGCTACGCGCACGACTGCCAGCAGGTGGATAGCCTGCCGAGCGAAGAGTGGGATATCCCGCTGCCGGCGGTCATCACCCCGGGAAAAACCTGGTGTTGGTAG
- the epd gene encoding erythrose-4-phosphate dehydrogenase, whose protein sequence is MTIRIAINGFGRIGRNVVRALYESGRRAEITVVAINELADAAGIAHLLKYDTSHGRFAWDVRQEREQLFVGDDAIRLLHEPTIAALPWRELAVDVVLDCTGVYGSREHGEAHLQAGAKKVLFSHPGGNDLDATVVYGVNQDELRAEHRIVSNASCTTNCIIPIIKLLDDAYGIESGTVTTIHSAMHDQQVIDAYHPDLRRTRAASQSIIPVDTKLAAGITRIFPQFNDRFEAIAVRVPTINVTAIDLSVTVKKPVKACEVNQLLQKAAQGAFHGIVDYTELPLVSTDFNHDPHSAIVDGTQTRVSGAHLIKTLVWCDNEWGFANRMLDTTLAMAAIGFRFDA, encoded by the coding sequence ATGACCATTCGCATCGCGATTAATGGCTTCGGTCGCATTGGACGCAACGTGGTTCGTGCTCTATATGAATCCGGGCGTCGTGCGGAAATCACCGTGGTGGCAATCAATGAGCTGGCGGATGCTGCGGGCATCGCGCATTTGTTGAAATATGACACCAGCCATGGCCGTTTCGCCTGGGATGTCCGTCAGGAGCGCGAGCAGCTGTTTGTTGGCGATGATGCTATCCGTCTGCTGCATGAGCCGACCATTGCGGCGCTGCCCTGGCGCGAGCTGGCGGTAGACGTGGTGCTCGACTGCACCGGCGTATACGGGAGCCGTGAGCACGGTGAAGCGCACCTGCAGGCTGGGGCGAAGAAAGTGCTCTTCTCCCATCCCGGCGGCAACGACCTCGACGCAACGGTGGTATACGGCGTCAATCAGGATGAACTCCGCGCCGAGCACCGCATTGTCTCCAACGCCTCCTGCACCACCAACTGCATTATTCCGATCATTAAACTGTTAGATGATGCCTATGGCATCGAGTCCGGCACCGTCACCACCATTCACTCGGCGATGCATGACCAGCAGGTGATTGACGCCTACCATCCGGATCTACGGCGTACCCGCGCGGCCAGCCAGTCGATCATTCCGGTGGATACCAAACTGGCGGCAGGGATCACCCGTATTTTCCCGCAGTTTAATGACCGTTTTGAAGCGATTGCTGTGCGGGTGCCGACGATAAACGTGACGGCAATTGACCTGAGCGTGACGGTCAAAAAACCGGTAAAAGCATGTGAAGTCAACCAGTTGCTGCAAAAAGCAGCACAAGGTGCATTTCATGGTATAGTTGACTATACGGAATTACCGTTGGTCTCGACAGATTTTAACCACGATCCGCACAGTGCTATTGTTGATGGCACGCAAACCCGGGTCAGTGGCGCGCATCTGATCAAAACGCTGGTCTGGTGCGATAACGAATGGGGCTTTGCTAACCGAATGCTCGACACGACGTTAGCGATGGCGGCTATTGGTTTCAGGTTCGACGCATAA
- a CDS encoding small-conductance mechanosensitive channel MscS — translation MEDLNVVDSINHAGTWLARNQELLLSYAVNIVAAIAILIVGMIVARVVSNTVNRLMLARKIDATVADFLSALVRYAVIAFTLIAALGRVGVQTASVIAVLGAAGLAVGLALQGSLSNLAAGVLLVMFRPFRAGEYVDLGGVAGTVLNVQIFSTTLRTADGKVVVVPNGKIIAGNIINFSREPARRNEFIIGVSYDADIDKVKQLLTSIIESDDRILRDREMTVRLNELGASSVNFVVRVWSKSSDLQNVYWDILERIKREFDANGISFPYPQMDVHVVQLPEKAE, via the coding sequence ATGGAAGATTTGAACGTTGTCGATAGCATCAACCACGCCGGGACGTGGCTGGCACGCAACCAGGAGTTGCTGCTGAGCTATGCCGTCAACATCGTCGCGGCTATCGCAATTCTCATTGTCGGGATGATCGTGGCGCGCGTGGTCTCGAATACGGTTAACCGCCTGATGCTGGCGCGTAAAATTGACGCTACCGTGGCCGATTTCCTCTCCGCGCTGGTGCGTTACGCGGTTATCGCCTTCACCCTGATTGCCGCCCTGGGCCGGGTAGGCGTGCAGACCGCCTCGGTGATTGCTGTACTGGGTGCCGCGGGTTTAGCCGTCGGTCTGGCGCTGCAAGGGTCACTGTCTAACCTCGCGGCTGGCGTACTGCTGGTCATGTTCCGCCCATTCCGCGCAGGCGAGTATGTCGATCTTGGTGGTGTGGCGGGTACGGTGCTGAACGTACAGATTTTCTCCACTACCCTGCGTACCGCCGACGGCAAAGTGGTGGTGGTCCCGAACGGGAAAATCATCGCCGGCAATATCATTAACTTCTCCCGCGAACCGGCGCGCCGCAATGAGTTTATTATCGGCGTCTCTTACGATGCTGATATCGACAAGGTGAAGCAACTGCTGACCTCGATTATCGAATCTGACGATCGAATTCTGCGCGATCGGGAAATGACCGTACGCCTGAACGAACTTGGCGCCTCGTCGGTGAACTTCGTGGTGCGCGTCTGGAGCAAAAGCAGCGATCTGCAAAACGTCTACTGGGATATCCTCGAGCGCATCAAGCGTGAATTTGACGCCAACGGTATCAGCTTCCCTTACCCGCAGATGGATGTTCATGTGGTACAACTGCCGGAAAAAGCAGAGTAA
- the fbaA gene encoding class II fructose-bisphosphate aldolase — translation MSKIFDFVKPGVITGDDVQKVFQVAKENNFALPAVNCVGTDSINAVLEAAAKVRSPVIVQFSNGGAAFIAGKGVKTDVPQGAAILGAISGAHHVHQMAEHYGVPVILHTDHCAKKLLPWIDGLLDAGEKHFAATGKPLFSSHMIDLSEESLHENIEICSKYLARMAKMGMTLEIELGCTGGEEDGVDNSHMDASALYTQPEDVDYAYTELSKISPRFTIAASFGNVHGVYKPGNVVLTPTILRDSQEYVSKKHNLPHNSLNFVFHGGSGSSAQEIKDSVSYGVVKMNIDTDTQWATWDGILQYYKANEAYLQGQLGNPKGEDQPNKKYYDPRVWLRAAQTSMVTRLEQAFKELNAIDVL, via the coding sequence ATGTCTAAAATTTTTGATTTCGTAAAACCGGGCGTCATCACTGGCGACGACGTTCAGAAAGTGTTCCAGGTAGCGAAAGAAAACAACTTTGCACTGCCGGCGGTAAACTGCGTAGGTACTGACTCCATCAACGCCGTTCTGGAAGCTGCTGCTAAAGTTCGCTCTCCGGTTATCGTTCAGTTCTCTAACGGCGGCGCAGCGTTCATCGCAGGTAAAGGCGTGAAAACTGACGTTCCGCAGGGTGCTGCTATCCTCGGCGCTATCTCTGGCGCGCACCATGTGCACCAGATGGCTGAACACTACGGTGTACCGGTTATCCTGCACACTGACCACTGCGCGAAGAAACTGCTGCCGTGGATCGACGGCCTGCTGGACGCTGGTGAAAAACACTTCGCCGCTACCGGCAAACCGCTGTTCTCTTCCCACATGATCGACCTGTCTGAAGAGTCCCTGCACGAAAACATTGAGATCTGCTCTAAGTACCTGGCTCGCATGGCCAAAATGGGCATGACTCTGGAAATCGAACTGGGCTGCACCGGCGGTGAAGAAGATGGCGTGGACAACAGCCACATGGACGCTTCCGCCCTGTACACCCAGCCGGAAGACGTGGATTACGCGTACACCGAGCTGAGCAAAATCAGCCCGCGCTTCACCATCGCCGCTTCCTTCGGTAACGTACACGGCGTGTACAAACCGGGTAACGTGGTTCTGACCCCGACTATCCTGCGCGACTCTCAGGAATATGTTTCCAAGAAACACAACCTGCCGCACAACAGCCTGAACTTCGTGTTCCACGGCGGTTCCGGTTCTTCCGCTCAGGAAATCAAAGACTCCGTCAGCTACGGCGTGGTGAAAATGAACATCGATACCGACACCCAATGGGCAACCTGGGACGGTATCCTGCAGTACTACAAAGCGAACGAAGCTTACCTGCAGGGCCAGCTGGGCAACCCGAAAGGCGAAGACCAGCCGAACAAGAAATACTACGATCCGCGCGTATGGCTGCGTGCTGCACAGACTTCCATGGTGACTCGTCTGGAGCAGGCCTTTAAAGAGCTGAACGCGATCGACGTTCTGTAA
- the rpiA gene encoding ribose-5-phosphate isomerase RpiA has product MTQDELKKAVGWAALQYVQPGTIVGVGTGSTAAHFIDALGTMKGQIEGAVSSSDASTEKLKSLGITVFDLNSVDRLGIYVDGADEINGHMQMIKGGGAALTREKIIASVADKFICIADASKQVDILGKFPLPVEVIPMARSAVARQLVKLGGRPEYRQGVVTDNGNVILDVHGLEILDAIALENAINGIPGVVTVGLFANRGADVALIGTADGVKTIVK; this is encoded by the coding sequence ATGACGCAGGATGAACTGAAAAAAGCGGTAGGTTGGGCGGCGCTGCAATATGTACAGCCAGGGACTATTGTCGGCGTAGGCACCGGCTCGACGGCGGCCCATTTTATTGACGCGCTGGGCACCATGAAGGGGCAGATCGAAGGGGCGGTTTCCAGCTCCGACGCCTCCACCGAAAAGCTGAAAAGCCTCGGGATCACCGTCTTCGATCTTAACAGTGTCGATCGCCTGGGGATCTACGTTGATGGCGCGGATGAGATCAACGGTCACATGCAGATGATCAAAGGCGGCGGCGCGGCGCTGACCCGCGAGAAGATTATCGCTTCTGTGGCGGATAAATTTATCTGCATCGCCGACGCCTCCAAGCAGGTTGATATTCTGGGCAAATTCCCGCTGCCGGTTGAAGTCATTCCGATGGCGCGCAGCGCCGTGGCGCGTCAGCTGGTCAAGCTGGGCGGTCGTCCAGAGTACCGTCAGGGCGTGGTGACCGATAACGGCAACGTGATCCTTGACGTGCACGGCCTGGAAATTCTCGATGCGATCGCGCTGGAAAACGCGATCAACGGTATTCCTGGCGTCGTCACCGTGGGGCTGTTCGCCAACCGTGGCGCCGACGTGGCGCTGATTGGTACTGCCGACGGCGTGAAGACCATCGTAAAATAG
- a CDS encoding YecA/YgfB family protein, with product MSIQNEMPGYNDVDQLLNQQGVGLTPAEMHGLISGLLCGGNTDSSWQPLVHDLTNEGLAFGHELAQALRNMHSAISDSLDDDGFLFQLYLPEGDAVSVFDRADALAGWVNHFLLGLGVSQPKLDKVKDETGEAIDDLRNIAQLGYDEDEDQEELEMSLEEIIEYVRVAALLCHDTFARQQPTAPEVRKPTLH from the coding sequence ATGTCTATACAGAACGAAATGCCTGGTTACAACGATGTAGACCAGTTACTGAACCAACAAGGGGTAGGTCTCACCCCGGCCGAAATGCACGGTTTGATCAGCGGATTGCTGTGCGGCGGCAACACGGACAGCAGCTGGCAGCCGCTGGTGCACGACCTGACCAACGAAGGCCTCGCCTTTGGTCATGAGCTGGCTCAGGCGCTGCGTAACATGCATTCCGCCATCAGCGACTCTCTGGATGACGACGGCTTCCTGTTTCAGCTGTATCTGCCGGAAGGCGATGCGGTGAGCGTCTTCGACCGCGCCGACGCCCTTGCCGGCTGGGTCAACCACTTCCTTCTCGGCCTGGGCGTCAGCCAGCCGAAGCTGGATAAAGTGAAAGATGAAACCGGGGAAGCGATTGACGATCTGCGTAATATTGCCCAACTGGGCTACGATGAAGACGAAGATCAGGAAGAGCTGGAGATGTCTCTGGAGGAGATTATCGAGTATGTCCGCGTTGCCGCACTGCTGTGCCACGACACCTTTGCGCGTCAGCAGCCAACCGCACCGGAAGTCCGCAAACCGACACTACACTAA